A genome region from Camelina sativa cultivar DH55 chromosome 10, Cs, whole genome shotgun sequence includes the following:
- the LOC109126931 gene encoding auxin-induced protein 15A-like yields MAIRLSRVINSKQSQKQQNRVPKGHVAVYVGEEMDNKKRFVVPISYLNHPSFQGLLSRAEEEFGFNHPIGGLTIPCREETFVGLLNSHGCIVST; encoded by the coding sequence ATGGCTATTAGATTGTCGCGTGTTATCAACTCTAAACAGTCCCAAAAACAGCAAAATCGAGTCCCAAAAGGACATGTTGCGGTTTACGTCGGAGAAGAGATGGACAACAAGAAGAGGTTCGTGGTTCCTATCTCGTATTTGAACCATCCTTCGTTTCAAGGTTTGCTTAGTCGAGCGGAGGAAGAGTTTGGTTTCAATCATCCAATAGGTGGATTAACGATTCCTTGCAGAGAAGAAACTTTTGTTGGTCTTTTGAATTCTCATGGTTGTATTGTTTCAACTTGa
- the LOC104716654 gene encoding auxin-induced protein X15-like yields the protein MGLMRSMLPNAKQIFKSQSMRNKNGSQSSTTTSRLVPKGHVAVYVGEQMEKKRFVVPITYLNHPMFREFLNRAEEECGYHHSMGGLTIPCREESFLHLITSHQLH from the coding sequence atgggtttaATGCGGTCGATGCTTCCAAATGCAAAGCAAATATTCAAATCACAATCTATGAGGAACAAAAACGGATCacaatcatcaacaacaacttcacGGCTTGTTCCGAAAGGTCACGTAGCGGTTTACGTTGGAGAACAAATGGAGAAAAAGAGGTTTGTGGTTCCGATAACATACTTGAACCATCCTATGTTCAGAGAATTCCTTAATCGCGCTGAGGAAGAGTGCGGATATCATCACTCGATGGGTGGCTTGACCATACCTTGTCGAGAAGAGTCGTTTCTTCATCTCATTACTTCTCATCAGCTGCATTGA
- the LOC109126963 gene encoding auxin-responsive protein SAUR21-like, with translation MIRFKDIAFQVKRIAAKRVSRLRHIINVRKGHFTVYVGEDEEETKRFVVPISYLKHPLFQALLRQAEDEFGTDHKSKSLTIPCPHHVFVDVTSRLNRFKLVST, from the coding sequence ATGATTCGGTTCAAGGATATAGCTTTTCAAGTCAAGAGAATAGCCGCTAAAAGAGTATCGCGTTTAAGACACATAATCAACGTACGCAAGGGTCACTTTACGGTATACGTTGGAGAAGACGAGGAAGAGACGAAGAGATTTGTGGTTCCAATATCTTACTTAAAACATCCTTTGTTCCAAGCTTTGTTGCGTCAAGCCGAAGATGAATTCGGCACAGATCATAAGAGTAAATCCCTCACGATCCCTTGTCCTCACCATGTCTTTGTTGACGTCACTTCTCGTCTGAATCGTTTTAAACTTGTTAGTACCTAA